In the genome of Massilia sp. PAMC28688, one region contains:
- a CDS encoding homoserine O-acetyltransferase: MSSTGIVTPQKLHFAEPLKLQGGATLADYTLVYETYGTLNAAKSNAVLVCHALNASHHVAGMYEGDPKSTGWWDNMVGPGKPVDTDRFFVIGVNNLGSCFGSTGPMHDNPATGKPYGAAFPVVTVEDWVNAQARLADRLGIAQFACVMGGSLGGMQALAWSMMYPDRLRHCAVIASTAKLSAQNIAFNDVARQAILSDPDYRGGDFYAHGVVPKNGLRVARMVGHITYLSNDDMAEKFGRKLRNAAESNDYKFDFGIDFEIESYLRYQGDKFSEYFDANTYLLITKALDYFDPARHFGGDLTRALAGTKADFFLASFTTDWRFSPERSREIVQALVCNRRRVTYAEIDAPHGHDAFLLEDARYMNMVRAYYERIWDGIK; encoded by the coding sequence ATGTCATCCACTGGAATAGTCACGCCGCAGAAACTGCATTTCGCCGAGCCGCTCAAGCTCCAGGGCGGCGCCACGCTTGCCGATTACACCCTGGTGTACGAAACCTACGGCACCTTGAACGCCGCCAAATCGAACGCGGTACTGGTGTGCCACGCGCTCAATGCCTCGCACCACGTGGCTGGCATGTACGAGGGCGATCCCAAGAGCACCGGCTGGTGGGACAACATGGTCGGACCCGGCAAGCCGGTGGACACGGACCGCTTCTTCGTCATTGGCGTGAACAACCTTGGCTCCTGTTTCGGCTCCACTGGCCCCATGCATGACAATCCGGCCACCGGCAAGCCCTATGGCGCCGCCTTCCCGGTGGTGACCGTGGAAGACTGGGTCAATGCCCAGGCGCGGCTGGCCGACCGGCTGGGCATCGCGCAGTTTGCCTGCGTCATGGGCGGCTCGCTGGGCGGCATGCAGGCGCTGGCCTGGAGCATGATGTACCCGGACCGGCTGCGCCACTGCGCCGTGATAGCCTCCACCGCCAAGCTGTCGGCCCAGAACATCGCTTTTAACGACGTGGCGCGCCAGGCCATCCTGTCGGACCCCGACTACCGCGGCGGCGACTTCTATGCCCACGGCGTGGTGCCGAAGAACGGCCTGCGCGTGGCGCGCATGGTCGGCCACATCACCTACCTGTCGAACGACGACATGGCCGAAAAATTCGGCCGCAAGCTGCGCAATGCCGCCGAATCGAACGACTACAAGTTCGACTTCGGCATCGACTTCGAGATCGAGTCCTACCTGCGCTACCAGGGCGACAAGTTTTCGGAATACTTTGACGCCAATACCTACCTGCTGATCACCAAGGCGCTCGACTACTTCGACCCCGCGCGCCATTTTGGCGGCGACCTGACGCGCGCGCTGGCCGGCACCAAAGCCGACTTCTTCCTCGCCTCATTCACCACCGACTGGCGCTTTTCGCCGGAGCGCTCGCGCGAAATCGTGCAGGCACTGGTATGCAACCGGCGCCGCGTGACCTATGCCGAGATTGATGCGCCCCATGGGCATGATGCCTTTTTGCTGGAAGACGCGCGCTACATGAACATG
- the ptsP gene encoding phosphoenolpyruvate--protein phosphotransferase, with product MASFTLHGIPVSRGISIGRAHKLTPAALDVKHYLVAEEQLENEVRRLQDALAEVHRGLQALWTDLPKDAPTELGAFIDVHALILSDPMISEAPLDIIRTRHYNAEWALVTQIDELSAQFDEIEDEYLRERKADIQQVAERVLKVLMGTAQISPAPVSDDEFQPQMIVVAHDISPADMLQFRDRSFIGFVTDVGGQNSHTAIVARSLDIPAAVGMSQASQLIEQDDWVIIDGDAGVVIANPSPLVLEQYRARQGAMLKARKKLLKLKKTPAVTRDGTSIVLHANIELPDDCPGALESGAEGIGLFRSEFLFMARSGHTHRVPSEDEQYEQYKKAVVAMKGRPVTIRTLDIGADKPLDQTEHTALNPALGLRAIRYCLAEPQLFLTQLRAILRASAFGKVRMLIPMLAHAFEIDQSLAMIEQAKAQLREAGQKYDPEIKVGAMIEIPAAALALPMFVKRMDFLSIGTNDLIQYTLAIDRVDYEVAHLYNPLHPAILQLIAMTIMAGKKAGIDVAVCGEMAGDTKLTRLLLGMGLREFSMHPAQLLAVKQEILNCDLGTITPQTRRILRSMEPGAIAEAVEQLQVI from the coding sequence ATGGCATCGTTCACGCTTCATGGCATACCCGTCTCCCGCGGCATCTCCATCGGGCGCGCGCACAAGCTCACCCCTGCCGCGCTCGACGTCAAGCACTACCTGGTGGCTGAAGAGCAGCTGGAAAATGAAGTCAGGCGCCTGCAGGACGCCCTGGCCGAAGTGCACCGCGGCCTGCAGGCCCTGTGGACCGACCTGCCCAAGGATGCCCCGACCGAACTGGGCGCCTTTATCGACGTGCACGCGCTGATCCTGTCCGACCCCATGATCTCGGAAGCGCCGCTTGACATCATCCGCACCCGCCATTACAACGCGGAGTGGGCGCTGGTGACCCAGATCGACGAACTGTCGGCGCAATTCGACGAGATCGAAGACGAGTACCTGCGCGAGCGCAAGGCCGACATCCAGCAGGTGGCCGAGCGCGTGCTCAAGGTCCTGATGGGCACGGCCCAGATCTCGCCGGCGCCGGTATCGGATGACGAATTCCAGCCGCAGATGATCGTGGTGGCGCACGACATTTCGCCGGCCGACATGCTGCAGTTCCGCGACCGCTCCTTCATCGGCTTTGTCACCGACGTCGGCGGGCAGAACTCGCACACCGCCATCGTGGCGCGCAGCCTGGATATTCCGGCGGCGGTCGGCATGTCGCAAGCGTCCCAGCTGATCGAGCAGGATGACTGGGTCATCATCGACGGTGACGCCGGCGTGGTGATTGCCAACCCGAGCCCCCTGGTGCTGGAACAGTACCGTGCGCGCCAGGGAGCCATGCTCAAGGCGCGCAAGAAGCTCCTGAAACTCAAGAAAACGCCGGCCGTCACGCGCGACGGCACCAGTATTGTCCTGCACGCGAACATCGAGCTGCCGGACGACTGTCCCGGTGCGCTGGAGTCGGGCGCCGAAGGCATTGGCCTGTTCCGCTCCGAGTTCCTGTTCATGGCGCGCAGCGGCCACACCCACCGCGTGCCGAGCGAGGACGAACAGTACGAGCAGTACAAGAAGGCCGTGGTAGCCATGAAAGGGCGGCCGGTCACCATCCGCACGCTCGACATCGGCGCCGACAAGCCGCTCGACCAGACCGAGCACACGGCCTTGAATCCCGCGCTCGGCCTGCGTGCCATCCGCTACTGCCTGGCCGAGCCGCAGCTGTTCCTGACCCAGCTGCGCGCCATCCTGCGCGCCTCCGCCTTTGGCAAGGTGCGCATGCTCATCCCCATGCTGGCGCATGCGTTCGAGATCGACCAGTCGCTGGCCATGATCGAGCAGGCCAAGGCCCAGCTGCGCGAAGCAGGGCAGAAGTACGACCCCGAGATCAAGGTCGGCGCCATGATTGAAATTCCCGCGGCCGCGCTGGCGCTGCCCATGTTCGTCAAGCGCATGGACTTCCTCTCCATCGGCACCAATGACCTGATCCAGTACACGCTGGCGATCGACCGGGTCGATTACGAAGTGGCGCACCTGTACAACCCGCTGCACCCGGCCATTTTGCAGCTGATCGCCATGACCATCATGGCCGGCAAAAAGGCCGGCATCGACGTTGCCGTATGCGGCGAAATGGCGGGCGACACCAAGCTCACGCGACTGTTGCTGGGCATGGGCTTGCGCGAGTTTTCCATGCACCCGGCGCAGCTGCTGGCCGTCAAGCAGGAAATCCTCAACTGCGACCTTGGCACCATCACCCCGCAGACCCGCCGCATCCTGCGCAGCATGGAGCCGGGCGCGATTGCCGAGGCGGTCGAGCAGCTGCAGGTGATTTGA
- a CDS encoding HPr family phosphocarrier protein: MIQQDLEIINKLGLHARASAKFTQMAARYKSDVWLSRNGRRINAKSIMGVMMLAAGKGAKVTLEADGPDEQECVIALAGLINDKFGEGE; the protein is encoded by the coding sequence ATGATTCAACAAGACCTCGAAATCATCAACAAGCTGGGACTGCATGCACGCGCCTCGGCCAAGTTCACCCAGATGGCCGCGCGCTACAAGAGCGACGTCTGGCTCTCGCGTAATGGCCGCCGCATCAATGCCAAGTCGATCATGGGCGTGATGATGCTGGCCGCCGGCAAGGGCGCCAAGGTCACGCTGGAGGCCGATGGCCCGGACGAGCAGGAATGCGTCATCGCCCTTGCAGGACTGATCAACGACAAGTTCGGCGAAGGCGAGTAA
- a CDS encoding PTS sugar transporter subunit IIA yields the protein MVGILLMTHAPLGQAFIAAVAHVFRGPTERFEAIDVAADQDLAEVNELARTAIGRLDDGSGVLVITDIKGGTPSNCCNSLADAGHVEVIAGISLPMLLRAITYRRDTLDVVVEMALAGAQSGAVRVDNRVRVGPA from the coding sequence ATGGTCGGCATCCTCCTCATGACCCACGCCCCGCTGGGACAGGCCTTTATCGCCGCCGTCGCGCACGTGTTCCGCGGCCCCACCGAGCGCTTTGAAGCCATTGACGTGGCGGCCGACCAGGACCTGGCTGAAGTGAACGAATTGGCGCGCACCGCCATTGGCCGCCTGGATGACGGCAGCGGCGTGCTGGTGATCACCGACATCAAAGGCGGCACGCCGTCGAACTGCTGCAATTCGCTGGCCGACGCCGGCCATGTGGAAGTCATTGCCGGCATCAGCCTGCCCATGCTCCTGCGCGCCATCACCTACCGCCGCGACACGCTCGACGTGGTGGTGGAAATGGCGCTGGCGGGGGCCCAGAGCGGCGCGGTGCGGGTCGACAACCGGGTCAGGGTAGGACCGGCGTAA
- the gshB gene encoding glutathione synthase, whose amino-acid sequence MKIAFLADPLAGFKTYKDSTFAMMREAARRGHEVHAFEQGDMALEGGEVSAHIAHLTLTGNPDKWYVATPKVARRLSDFDAVLQRKDPPFDMEYVYATYLLELAQRAGARVFNKPSAIRDHNEKLAIAQFSEYTSPTLVASDPARLRAFHAQHGDVIFKPLDGMGGAGIFRIKADGMNLGSVIETLSCNGTRTIMAQRYIPEIVSGDKRILVINGKPVPFSLARIPQGDEIRGNLAAGGVGVAQPLTARDRHIAEAIGPVLAARGLLLVGLDVIGECLTEVNVTSPTCFQEITDQSGFDVAAMFIDALEQQAGKA is encoded by the coding sequence ATGAAAATCGCTTTCCTTGCCGATCCGCTGGCAGGCTTCAAAACGTACAAGGATTCCACCTTCGCCATGATGCGCGAAGCGGCCCGCCGCGGGCACGAAGTCCATGCGTTCGAGCAGGGCGACATGGCGCTGGAAGGGGGCGAGGTATCGGCCCATATCGCCCACCTGACGCTGACCGGTAATCCGGACAAGTGGTACGTGGCCACGCCCAAGGTGGCGCGCCGCCTGTCCGACTTCGACGCCGTCCTGCAGCGCAAGGACCCGCCCTTCGACATGGAGTACGTGTACGCGACCTACCTGCTGGAACTGGCGCAGCGCGCCGGCGCGCGCGTTTTCAACAAGCCCTCGGCCATCCGCGACCACAACGAAAAGCTCGCCATTGCCCAGTTTTCCGAATACACCTCGCCCACCCTGGTCGCGTCCGACCCGGCGCGCCTGCGCGCCTTCCACGCCCAGCATGGCGACGTCATTTTCAAGCCGCTCGACGGCATGGGCGGGGCCGGCATCTTCCGCATCAAGGCCGACGGCATGAACCTCGGTTCCGTCATCGAGACCTTGAGCTGCAATGGCACGCGCACCATCATGGCCCAGCGCTACATTCCCGAAATCGTCAGCGGCGACAAGCGCATCCTCGTCATCAACGGCAAGCCGGTCCCCTTTTCGCTGGCGCGCATCCCGCAAGGCGACGAAATTCGCGGCAACCTGGCCGCCGGTGGCGTCGGCGTGGCCCAGCCGCTGACGGCGCGCGACCGCCACATCGCCGAAGCGATCGGCCCCGTCCTGGCCGCGCGCGGCCTGCTGCTGGTGGGGCTGGACGTGATCGGCGAATGCCTGACCGAAGTGAACGTGACCAGTCCCACGTGCTTCCAGGAGATCACCGACCAAAGTGGCTTCGACGTGGCCGCGATGTTCATCGACGCGCTCGAGCAGCAGGCAGGGAAGGCCTGA
- the gshA gene encoding glutamate--cysteine ligase, translating into MVPHLATALTGPLLDLEKKILAATPAIERWFRMEWQEHTPPFYCSVDLRNAGYKLAPVDTNLFPGGFNNLATEMLPLAVQAAMAAIDKYCPDARNLLLVPEAHTRNPHYLQNVARLMQIFRQTGLHVRLGSMSPEITQPTPLALPDGNMLVIEPMVRSSNGRRIGLVDFDPCTILLNNDLSAGIPSLLENVHEQSLLPPAHAGWALRRKSNHLAAYDEVAKKFGKLIDVDPWMVNPFHAKCGQINMQEDNGSECLADNVTMLLAKIRKKYKEYGIKEKPFVIVKPDAGTYGMGIMTVKDANDVRDLSQRQRSKMSVIKDGVEVTDLIIQEGVPTFENVNDAVAEPVVYMIDRYVVGGFYRIHAERGVDQNLNAPGSQYVPLAFAQQHAVPDLKAKPGTAAPNRFYVYGVVARLGLLAASLELERTDPNPEVY; encoded by the coding sequence ATGGTTCCGCACCTCGCCACGGCCCTCACCGGCCCGCTCCTCGACCTCGAGAAAAAGATTCTCGCAGCTACCCCCGCCATCGAGCGCTGGTTCCGGATGGAGTGGCAGGAGCATACGCCGCCGTTCTACTGCTCGGTGGACTTGCGCAATGCCGGCTACAAGCTGGCGCCGGTCGACACCAACCTGTTCCCTGGCGGCTTTAACAACCTGGCCACCGAGATGCTGCCGCTGGCCGTGCAGGCCGCCATGGCCGCCATCGACAAGTATTGCCCGGACGCGCGCAACCTGCTGCTGGTACCCGAAGCGCACACGCGCAACCCGCATTACCTGCAAAACGTGGCGCGCCTGATGCAGATTTTCCGCCAGACCGGCCTGCACGTGCGCCTGGGCTCCATGTCGCCGGAAATCACCCAGCCCACGCCGCTGGCGCTGCCAGACGGCAACATGCTGGTCATCGAGCCGATGGTGAGATCAAGCAATGGGCGCCGCATCGGCCTGGTCGACTTCGACCCCTGCACCATCTTGCTCAATAACGACCTGTCGGCCGGCATTCCATCGCTGCTGGAAAACGTGCATGAACAGTCGCTGCTGCCGCCGGCCCACGCCGGCTGGGCCCTGCGGCGCAAGAGCAACCACCTGGCAGCCTACGACGAAGTGGCGAAAAAGTTCGGCAAGCTGATCGATGTCGACCCGTGGATGGTCAATCCTTTCCACGCCAAGTGCGGCCAGATCAACATGCAGGAAGATAACGGTTCCGAGTGCCTGGCCGACAATGTCACCATGCTGCTGGCCAAGATCCGCAAGAAATACAAGGAATACGGTATCAAGGAAAAGCCCTTCGTCATCGTCAAGCCGGACGCCGGCACCTACGGCATGGGCATCATGACGGTCAAGGATGCCAACGACGTGCGCGACCTGTCGCAGCGCCAGCGCAGCAAGATGTCGGTCATCAAGGATGGCGTGGAAGTGACCGACCTGATCATCCAGGAAGGCGTGCCCACCTTTGAAAACGTCAACGATGCCGTGGCCGAACCGGTGGTCTACATGATCGACCGCTACGTGGTGGGCGGCTTTTACCGCATCCACGCCGAGCGCGGGGTGGACCAGAACCTGAATGCGCCCGGTTCCCAGTACGTGCCGCTGGCCTTTGCCCAGCAGCACGCTGTCCCCGACCTCAAGGCCAAGCCCGGCACCGCCGCGCCGAACCGCTTCTATGTGTACGGGGTGGTGGCGCGCCTCGGACTGCTGGCTGCCTCGCTGGAACTGGAACGCACCGATCCGAATCCGGAAGTGTATTGA
- a CDS encoding ammonium transporter — MKNTLLKWLGAAALLAAVGGALPALAQDASPAAAPAISAPAADAAGVPDGAAAEAAAAALPVAAAEAPAAAPAPVPHKGDTTWMFIATILVIIMTIPGLALFYGGLVRSKNMLSVLMQVFTVFALVIVLWCVYGYSLAFTAGNAFIGGFDRLALGGIWDPVAGTFAYAATFSKGVVIPEFVFVAFQGTFAAITCALIVGAFAERIKFAAVLAFVVLWFTFSYLPVAHMVWFWTGPDMITDAATLASEGAKAGYLFQHGALDFAGGTVVHINAAIAGLVGAIMIGKRVGYGRESMAPHSLTMTMIGASLLWAGWFGFNAGSALEAGDIAALAFINTLLATAAATLSWILGEWVTKGKPSMLGAASGAVAGLVAITPAAGFVGPMGGLVIGLLSGIVCLWGVNGLKRLIGADDALDVFGVHGVGGILGALLTGVFAAPSLGGQGIFDYVANKASADYSIGGQVITQLTAVGVTVLWSAVVAFVAYKLVDLVIGLRVPEEEEREGLDITSHGESAYHA, encoded by the coding sequence GATCTCGGCACCGGCAGCTGACGCTGCCGGCGTACCGGACGGGGCAGCGGCCGAGGCAGCTGCCGCCGCGCTGCCGGTGGCCGCTGCCGAAGCTCCGGCCGCCGCGCCTGCCCCCGTGCCCCACAAGGGCGACACCACCTGGATGTTCATAGCCACCATCCTCGTCATCATCATGACCATTCCCGGCCTGGCCCTGTTTTACGGCGGCCTGGTGCGCAGCAAGAACATGCTGTCGGTGCTGATGCAGGTATTTACCGTGTTTGCCCTCGTCATCGTGCTGTGGTGCGTGTACGGCTATTCGCTCGCCTTCACCGCCGGCAATGCCTTCATTGGTGGCTTTGACCGCCTCGCACTGGGCGGCATCTGGGATCCCGTGGCCGGCACCTTTGCCTATGCCGCCACCTTCAGCAAGGGCGTCGTCATTCCCGAGTTTGTCTTTGTCGCCTTCCAGGGCACCTTTGCCGCCATCACGTGCGCGCTGATCGTGGGCGCCTTTGCCGAGCGTATCAAGTTCGCTGCCGTGCTCGCTTTTGTGGTGCTGTGGTTCACCTTCAGCTACCTGCCGGTGGCCCACATGGTCTGGTTCTGGACCGGTCCCGACATGATCACCGACGCCGCCACCCTCGCCTCAGAAGGCGCCAAGGCCGGCTACCTGTTCCAGCACGGCGCGCTTGATTTTGCCGGCGGTACCGTGGTCCACATCAACGCTGCCATTGCCGGCCTGGTGGGCGCCATCATGATCGGCAAACGCGTGGGCTATGGCCGTGAATCGATGGCCCCGCATTCGCTGACCATGACCATGATCGGCGCCTCCCTGCTGTGGGCCGGTTGGTTCGGCTTCAATGCCGGCTCGGCGCTGGAAGCGGGCGACATTGCCGCCCTGGCCTTCATCAACACCCTGCTGGCCACTGCCGCCGCCACCCTGTCCTGGATCCTGGGCGAGTGGGTCACCAAGGGCAAGCCATCGATGCTGGGCGCCGCCTCCGGCGCCGTGGCCGGCCTGGTCGCCATCACCCCGGCGGCCGGCTTTGTCGGCCCCATGGGCGGCCTGGTCATCGGTCTGCTCTCCGGCATTGTCTGCCTGTGGGGCGTGAATGGCTTGAAGCGCCTGATCGGTGCCGACGACGCGCTCGACGTGTTTGGCGTGCACGGCGTGGGCGGCATCCTCGGCGCCCTGCTGACCGGCGTGTTCGCCGCACCGTCGCTGGGCGGCCAGGGCATTTTCGACTACGTTGCCAACAAGGCATCGGCCGACTACTCGATTGGCGGCCAGGTCATCACCCAGCTGACCGCCGTCGGCGTCACCGTGCTGTGGTCGGCTGTGGTGGCCTTCGTTGCCTACAAGCTGGTCGACCTGGTCATCGGCCTGCGGGTACCGGAAGAAGAAGAACGGGAAGGCCTCGACATCACCAGCCACGGCGAATCGGCCTACCACGCCTGA